A window from Glaciimonas sp. PCH181 encodes these proteins:
- a CDS encoding phage tail protein has protein sequence MSVGQVVGGIAGAVVGFFAGGGPQGALVGAQLGMGVGGMVDPPKGPHIYGPKLTDLTTQTSTYGATIPRIKGTFPVTGNVFWLENNQLKETENTQKQGKGGGGSETTTFTYSATFAVGLADCRMDGPIAGVRRIWLGANLIYDIGSSDIHAMIASAEAAGNFKIYYGDDTQLPDPRMQAALGVANTPAYRGLAYIVFYDLPLKDYQNSLIGAQVKVELASSATMSDVASTVIVSDTSVVSSSGVTVLANTIPTWASIYGASWIWDVAAQTNGTADKHLTFTKQFTPVGAAVSLEVACDNTVDIYFNGNLVGSASDWASVATFDLSRYVISGVNTLSFRCTNIWESSLPPSSLGNPAGLIFKITMAATSIIEMYSVPLSTVVSSECLQSKLLTASDIDVTALTSMVRGYAISSVAAIRSGFDPLIGAWPFDVIQSGYKIVFKPRGGSSVVTIPAAKLDARSASSQPGVQITNAREMDSVLPSKVAVKYLDSDREYNINEQYAERLNTQSINVSAVDLAMVLSADEAAQKAEILLYLYWLERDDVSFHLPPEYNYLEPSDVTTITAPDAAYELRLTQINCTPDGRLECQAKYNSAAVYTSSAVGGTGTAPEQTLTIPGPTQYELLDTPLMNDVFDTAGFPVAMSGYLAGWPGGILMRSDDDGQVWNQIQGFSRPGSLMGYVFNSLSAHSGLSIDKASVLSVTVNQPLSSVTELQMLNGANHFACGMDGRWEIIAAQNCVLQADGSYILTDLLRGRFGSEWATGLHAANDHLVLLNTANLQFIASNLNVIGMARSYRGITTGKTLDSDSDRTMTYQGVNLKCLSPVYLNGNRHPTTRDWTLTWIRRTRKGGELRDLVDAPLSEVSEAYSIDVFTDGTYLTVKRTLAATAPTVVYSSANQVADFGSNQVTLYVKIYQLSATTGRGYPLITRITR, from the coding sequence ATGAGCGTCGGTCAGGTAGTTGGCGGCATTGCTGGTGCGGTCGTTGGGTTCTTCGCAGGTGGCGGCCCACAAGGGGCGCTTGTTGGTGCGCAGCTCGGCATGGGCGTCGGGGGCATGGTCGATCCACCCAAAGGACCGCACATCTATGGCCCAAAGTTAACCGATCTGACCACGCAGACCAGCACTTATGGCGCCACGATTCCCCGCATTAAAGGTACTTTTCCCGTTACCGGTAACGTATTCTGGCTAGAAAACAACCAACTTAAGGAAACGGAAAATACCCAAAAACAAGGCAAGGGCGGCGGCGGTTCGGAGACCACCACCTTTACCTATAGCGCGACATTTGCGGTGGGACTGGCCGACTGCCGGATGGATGGTCCGATTGCCGGCGTGCGGCGTATCTGGCTAGGCGCGAATCTGATCTACGATATCGGATCCAGCGACATTCACGCCATGATTGCCAGCGCGGAGGCGGCTGGTAATTTCAAGATCTACTACGGCGACGATACGCAGTTGCCAGATCCGCGCATGCAGGCCGCGCTCGGCGTGGCGAACACACCGGCCTACCGCGGCTTGGCGTATATCGTGTTTTATGATCTCCCGTTAAAGGATTATCAAAATAGTTTAATCGGTGCGCAGGTCAAGGTAGAGTTGGCATCATCTGCAACGATGAGCGACGTTGCGTCGACAGTGATTGTCTCTGATACCAGTGTTGTGTCGAGTAGCGGGGTAACCGTCTTGGCAAACACGATACCAACATGGGCATCTATCTATGGTGCCTCATGGATCTGGGATGTGGCAGCACAAACCAATGGCACCGCAGATAAGCACTTGACGTTTACCAAGCAATTTACACCAGTAGGGGCAGCGGTATCTCTTGAGGTTGCCTGTGATAACACGGTTGATATCTACTTTAACGGTAATTTGGTGGGGAGCGCATCGGATTGGGCATCTGTAGCGACATTTGACTTATCACGATATGTTATTTCCGGCGTCAATACGCTGTCGTTCCGATGCACAAATATCTGGGAAAGTAGCCTGCCGCCATCGTCGCTGGGCAATCCGGCCGGACTCATCTTCAAGATCACGATGGCCGCCACGTCGATCATCGAGATGTATAGCGTGCCGCTCTCGACGGTCGTCAGCTCAGAATGCCTGCAAAGCAAGTTGCTCACAGCATCCGACATAGATGTGACTGCACTTACAAGCATGGTACGCGGGTATGCGATCAGCTCCGTTGCGGCAATTCGTAGTGGCTTCGATCCCTTGATTGGGGCGTGGCCGTTCGACGTGATTCAATCTGGTTACAAAATTGTCTTTAAACCACGGGGCGGGTCATCGGTCGTCACGATTCCAGCGGCCAAGTTGGATGCGCGATCTGCGAGTAGCCAGCCCGGTGTCCAGATAACGAATGCGCGGGAAATGGATTCAGTGCTGCCAAGCAAAGTGGCTGTGAAATATCTGGATAGTGACCGCGAATACAATATTAATGAGCAGTATGCCGAGCGGCTCAATACGCAATCGATCAACGTTAGCGCGGTCGATTTAGCCATGGTGCTCAGCGCAGATGAGGCCGCGCAAAAGGCTGAAATCCTGTTATACCTGTATTGGTTAGAGCGGGATGATGTTTCATTCCATTTGCCGCCTGAATACAATTACTTGGAGCCGTCCGACGTCACTACCATCACTGCACCGGATGCAGCCTATGAGTTACGTCTGACGCAAATCAATTGCACGCCCGACGGTCGATTGGAGTGCCAGGCCAAATACAACAGCGCGGCGGTGTACACCTCGTCGGCAGTGGGCGGAACGGGCACAGCACCCGAGCAGACACTGACGATCCCCGGTCCTACGCAATACGAGTTATTGGATACGCCATTGATGAATGACGTATTTGACACGGCGGGATTCCCAGTGGCAATGTCGGGTTATCTGGCGGGATGGCCTGGCGGCATCTTGATGCGCTCGGATGATGATGGGCAGGTCTGGAACCAGATACAAGGGTTTTCCAGGCCGGGGTCATTAATGGGTTACGTCTTCAATAGCCTTAGTGCGCATTCCGGTTTGTCGATTGACAAGGCCTCGGTATTGTCGGTGACTGTTAATCAACCCTTGTCGAGTGTCACTGAGCTACAAATGCTGAATGGCGCGAATCATTTTGCCTGCGGGATGGATGGCAGGTGGGAAATTATCGCAGCCCAAAACTGTGTGTTGCAGGCGGACGGTTCTTACATCCTGACCGATTTGCTTCGGGGACGCTTTGGTAGCGAGTGGGCAACAGGCTTGCATGCAGCGAACGACCACTTGGTTTTACTTAATACCGCCAATTTGCAATTTATCGCCAGCAATCTTAACGTGATTGGTATGGCCCGTAGTTATCGGGGTATCACGACCGGGAAGACGTTGGACTCGGACAGTGATCGTACGATGACCTACCAAGGCGTTAATTTGAAATGTCTGTCGCCCGTATACTTGAATGGAAATCGTCATCCGACGACACGTGATTGGACGTTGACCTGGATTCGTCGCACACGCAAGGGCGGCGAGTTGCGTGACCTGGTGGATGCGCCGTTAAGCGAGGTGAGTGAAGCGTATTCGATCGATGTTTTTACGGATGGGACTTACCTGACGGTGAAGCGTACACTGGCAGCAACTGCGCCAACCGTCGTGTATTCCAGCGCCAACCAGGTTGCTGACTTCGGCAGTAATCAGGTCACGCTGTATGTAAAAATTTATCAGTTATCCGCTACAACCGGACGCGGATACCCGTTGATCACCCGCATTACGCGTTAA
- a CDS encoding NlpC/P60 family protein: protein MTADDIVAAARAALDTPFQHQGRIAGLALDCAGLVVHVARSIGAPYTDVPAYGRSPHQGLLQATLDGNEGIERVIDRQAGDILLMRFASEPQHLAICAGDTMIHSYLNVGKVCEHRLSSMWAARIVAVYRFKGLA, encoded by the coding sequence ATGACCGCCGACGACATCGTCGCCGCAGCGCGCGCTGCACTCGACACACCTTTCCAACATCAGGGGCGCATCGCTGGTCTGGCATTGGATTGCGCAGGGCTGGTCGTGCACGTGGCACGCTCTATCGGCGCACCCTATACCGACGTGCCAGCGTATGGCCGTTCTCCGCACCAGGGTCTATTGCAAGCCACGCTTGATGGTAATGAAGGCATCGAACGCGTGATCGATCGCCAAGCCGGTGACATCCTGCTGATGCGCTTCGCCAGTGAGCCGCAACACCTGGCGATCTGCGCGGGCGATACGATGATCCATAGTTATCTGAATGTCGGCAAGGTCTGCGAGCATCGTCTGTCATCGATGTGGGCCGCAAGGATCGTTGCTGTGTATCGTTTCAAAGGACTCGCATGA
- a CDS encoding DUF2163 domain-containing protein encodes MKSQVANYATRTLCLRIVPVVGAAVCLTHYPRNLIMSNGAVYLTNSGYEFTGYTAASGTSPAMIDVQGIAGIAGISKAAIASGVFDNARCYLFATNWDNPIEDYEPIVASIFGKTTLTDDKYQIQEMALIDALNQSVGRTYTVTCQKTFGGQEYAGCKIDLGPLTVTGTITSVTSNTQFGDAGRSEAIDYFGAGTIQFTSGKNAGLKRQEIKSFNAGGAIVTYEAFYYTPAVGDTYTMIPGCRKRSADCSDKWHNIINHGGFANIPTGSQYAQIGQAG; translated from the coding sequence ATGAAGTCTCAAGTAGCGAATTACGCCACCCGCACGTTATGCCTGCGCATCGTGCCAGTAGTCGGAGCTGCCGTATGCCTGACACATTACCCGCGCAATCTCATAATGAGTAACGGCGCGGTGTATTTGACCAATTCCGGCTATGAGTTCACCGGCTATACCGCCGCTTCTGGCACATCGCCAGCGATGATTGATGTGCAGGGCATTGCAGGTATCGCTGGCATCAGCAAAGCCGCGATTGCGTCCGGCGTCTTTGATAACGCCCGTTGCTACTTGTTCGCGACAAATTGGGATAACCCGATCGAGGACTATGAGCCGATAGTCGCGTCGATTTTTGGCAAAACGACTTTGACCGATGATAAGTACCAGATTCAGGAAATGGCGCTCATCGATGCGCTAAATCAATCGGTCGGGAGGACCTACACAGTGACATGCCAAAAAACGTTTGGCGGGCAGGAATACGCCGGTTGCAAAATCGATCTAGGCCCACTAACCGTGACCGGCACTATTACGTCCGTCACCAGCAACACGCAATTCGGCGACGCTGGGCGCAGCGAAGCGATTGATTATTTCGGCGCTGGCACGATTCAGTTCACGAGCGGAAAGAACGCTGGCTTAAAGCGGCAGGAAATTAAGTCATTCAATGCCGGCGGCGCGATCGTGACGTATGAGGCGTTCTATTACACGCCTGCTGTGGGTGACACGTACACCATGATTCCCGGTTGTCGCAAACGTAGCGCCGATTGTAGTGATAAGTGGCACAACATCATCAATCACGGTGGCTTTGCGAATATTCCGACCGGCTCACAATATGCACAGATTGGACAAGCAGGATGA
- a CDS encoding DUF2460 domain-containing protein, translating to MNAFLEERLPGDALIGALYADEYNVEITQTSSGQEYRRIVHPFPARHFSVTYRLEQADLWTRVLGLYHRSYGMFSGFRVSTIDDFSTNGNTGTPTATDQPLALVSAGVYQLQKQYGSGSTPLPIGLPVRTIFKPVTGTVVVGISGVALGSGWTADTTTGLVTFAANKTANITGITQAASAIATIGAHAFVVGDSAYFSNVVGMSQINTLRGLVTGVSSTTITVQIDSTLFGAYASGGAVNSRPQIGEPVTAGCQFDIPCRFNSRIDVNYLAPNIRDTSTIDIMELLAL from the coding sequence ATGAATGCATTTCTGGAAGAGCGACTGCCTGGCGATGCGTTGATTGGTGCGCTCTATGCTGACGAGTACAACGTCGAGATCACGCAAACCAGCAGTGGGCAGGAATACCGACGCATCGTGCATCCGTTTCCAGCCCGTCATTTCAGTGTCACTTATCGCTTGGAGCAAGCGGATCTATGGACCCGCGTATTGGGTTTATATCACCGCTCTTACGGTATGTTTTCCGGGTTCAGAGTAAGCACCATTGATGATTTCTCGACCAACGGCAATACCGGTACGCCTACTGCGACTGATCAACCTTTAGCCTTGGTGTCAGCTGGTGTCTACCAGTTGCAGAAGCAATATGGCAGCGGCAGCACGCCATTGCCGATCGGCTTGCCAGTAAGGACCATCTTTAAACCGGTTACTGGCACGGTTGTGGTCGGTATTAGTGGAGTTGCGCTGGGCAGCGGCTGGACTGCGGATACAACGACTGGATTGGTGACCTTCGCTGCTAACAAGACGGCCAATATTACTGGTATTACTCAGGCGGCATCCGCCATCGCGACCATTGGAGCGCACGCCTTTGTCGTAGGTGATTCGGCATACTTTAGTAACGTGGTCGGGATGTCGCAGATCAATACTTTACGGGGTCTCGTTACGGGCGTGTCTAGCACGACAATTACGGTCCAGATCGATTCAACCCTGTTCGGTGCTTACGCAAGCGGTGGTGCGGTCAATAGCCGCCCGCAAATTGGGGAGCCTGTCACGGCCGGTTGTCAGTTTGATATTCCATGTCGCTTCAATAGTCGCATCGATGTCAATTACCTGGCACCGAATATTCGTGACACATCGACCATCGATATTATGGAACTCCTCGCCTTATGA
- a CDS encoding HNH endonuclease, producing the protein MITQAEIRSLLTYNEATGVFSWLKKHRGCRKDLVAGSVNKKGYVTIIIAGVRYYAHRLAWLYITGEFPVVMIDHKNGDRADNRICNLRLCTMSQNANNSGMKPCNTSGYKGVSWSREKGKFYARCRALGKVCWLGYFETAESASAAYTNFASAAHGEFFNSGSAA; encoded by the coding sequence ATGATTACTCAAGCAGAAATAAGAAGCCTCCTTACTTACAATGAGGCGACAGGAGTGTTCTCGTGGCTAAAAAAGCATCGCGGGTGTCGCAAAGATTTGGTTGCTGGGAGCGTTAACAAAAAGGGGTACGTGACGATCATCATAGCGGGAGTCCGTTATTACGCTCATAGGCTTGCGTGGCTCTATATCACCGGAGAGTTTCCTGTTGTGATGATTGATCACAAAAATGGGGATCGAGCCGACAATCGTATTTGCAACTTGCGTCTCTGCACAATGTCTCAAAATGCCAATAATTCAGGTATGAAGCCATGCAACACTAGCGGATACAAAGGCGTTAGTTGGAGCCGTGAAAAAGGGAAATTTTATGCACGCTGTCGTGCCTTGGGCAAGGTTTGCTGGCTAGGATATTTTGAAACAGCCGAATCTGCTTCCGCCGCCTACACGAACTTTGCTAGCGCCGCTCACGGAGAGTTTTTCAATTCTGGGAGTGCTGCTTAA
- a CDS encoding phage tail tape measure C-terminal domain-containing protein, with amino-acid sequence MSLGNLSVKVSADVGGFTSSMDDVAKSAQSNMGMSASSVDEFRRSLLQSSLDMQKAALAMGGDMQAANDAILASCAQSEEAIKKLAETPGDSDFKSTGEKIATAIGVGVGVGIVGAQTAWQKFMEWTKAKAIVTGLVIGAAFAAIGLGAIYTAYKIISGSIGFIAGLITGDSYKSESIDALIEANNQIKDIQNSLYVTAQQAAATNAAIAAIGVDKGDYISVFKNAETTIRANTDALDRLGITYKDAKGNLLPLYEVVKNVNEELDKYTVGWDRNSAATEIGIGTAAQVAAAASVTKERIAEAADRLNDYNLGIGDESQAAVKRYEDAMRDFNRETDLTSQGFKRAWADQIMPVLTDFAEFFKDGFPLAVNAFRYSMATITSLFYGLKTVVYMVAEAIVGSISAIGLGLEGVATAGASVLKGDFSGAKEALVSGWTDAKARLGLIGDNIVAQARHNADAMRAAWALDDRGASAADTVRKKGKTYVPKPDDPDKPAAIVKDPFKTAMDGLNATQAGIDYVIKHFDEFEGKVRESKAAMAEFDVTMGKFSDSQRASEGFSPLTSQQKSDYIAKNKLVQDGLELERQMQVLRKFDKSTDAFDYKEQQQLDIRRQDIDWMGKGQTELAKLTEARRIDGEVSAMIFATNAELGKKGLKISDDEIASIREKADTAKLAAQDLIQRQFDKSQDPWFNAAESVRKYGEEASNVGGQIGSTMTGAFKSAEDAAVQFMMTGKLSFTSLANSILADFDRMIIKKQLAKLYDMASSGGSTGMGLIGTALNALGVDLSGATQGASAMAAMDGAGGFNLAGGFSQGVTDMAAMNGVNGFSLMAGFAGGGEPPLNVPSMVGEKGPELFIPRGAGTIIPNDQLRGSKSDQSSQPANIVINIHGNSNAPDVRRAAGQGAREALQAISGAQRYA; translated from the coding sequence ATGTCACTCGGCAATCTCTCCGTCAAAGTTAGTGCGGACGTAGGTGGCTTCACATCTTCGATGGACGATGTGGCTAAGTCCGCACAGTCCAATATGGGAATGTCCGCCAGTTCGGTGGATGAGTTTCGCCGCAGCCTATTGCAATCATCCCTCGATATGCAGAAGGCTGCACTGGCCATGGGCGGCGACATGCAGGCTGCGAATGATGCGATCTTGGCAAGTTGTGCGCAATCTGAGGAGGCGATCAAGAAATTAGCTGAGACGCCAGGTGATTCCGACTTCAAGTCAACGGGAGAAAAAATCGCAACAGCTATTGGCGTAGGTGTTGGCGTTGGAATTGTTGGTGCGCAGACAGCATGGCAAAAATTCATGGAATGGACCAAGGCAAAGGCCATTGTCACCGGCTTGGTGATTGGGGCGGCATTTGCTGCGATCGGCCTCGGGGCGATCTACACGGCGTATAAGATCATTTCAGGATCGATCGGCTTTATCGCTGGATTGATCACTGGCGATAGCTACAAGAGCGAGAGTATCGATGCCCTGATTGAGGCAAACAATCAGATCAAGGATATTCAAAATTCGCTGTACGTGACTGCGCAACAGGCTGCTGCTACCAATGCTGCTATCGCTGCTATCGGTGTCGATAAAGGCGATTACATCAGTGTTTTCAAAAATGCGGAAACCACGATCCGCGCCAACACGGATGCATTAGACCGCCTTGGAATTACATACAAAGATGCGAAGGGCAATCTTCTTCCGCTGTATGAGGTGGTAAAGAATGTTAATGAAGAGTTAGATAAATACACTGTTGGATGGGATAGGAATAGCGCAGCAACCGAGATCGGCATCGGCACTGCCGCGCAGGTTGCAGCTGCAGCATCGGTGACAAAAGAAAGAATTGCTGAGGCAGCAGATCGACTGAATGACTACAACCTCGGGATCGGCGATGAATCTCAGGCGGCAGTGAAGCGCTACGAAGATGCAATGCGCGACTTCAACCGCGAAACTGATTTGACCAGTCAGGGATTCAAGCGAGCCTGGGCCGATCAGATCATGCCAGTTTTGACGGACTTCGCAGAGTTCTTCAAAGATGGATTCCCATTGGCCGTAAATGCGTTTCGCTATTCGATGGCAACCATCACATCATTGTTTTATGGGCTAAAGACAGTCGTCTACATGGTCGCCGAAGCCATTGTCGGCAGCATATCTGCGATCGGCCTGGGCTTGGAGGGCGTTGCCACTGCTGGCGCAAGTGTTCTTAAAGGTGACTTTTCGGGTGCGAAAGAAGCGCTGGTAAGTGGGTGGACTGATGCCAAGGCCAGATTAGGACTAATTGGCGACAACATCGTCGCGCAAGCGCGGCACAATGCGGACGCGATGCGTGCCGCCTGGGCGCTTGATGATCGCGGTGCTTCGGCTGCCGACACTGTCAGAAAAAAGGGTAAGACATATGTGCCAAAGCCCGATGATCCAGATAAGCCAGCTGCCATAGTAAAGGACCCCTTCAAAACAGCGATGGACGGACTGAATGCAACGCAGGCAGGTATCGATTATGTTATTAAGCACTTCGACGAGTTTGAGGGCAAGGTTAGAGAGTCGAAGGCCGCCATGGCGGAATTCGATGTGACGATGGGTAAGTTTTCGGATAGCCAGCGTGCGTCGGAGGGGTTTAGCCCTCTAACTAGTCAGCAGAAGTCTGATTACATCGCGAAGAATAAGCTAGTTCAGGACGGCCTAGAGCTTGAGCGGCAAATGCAGGTGTTGCGTAAATTTGATAAATCTACTGATGCATTCGACTACAAGGAGCAGCAGCAACTAGACATTCGCCGGCAAGACATTGATTGGATGGGCAAAGGACAGACTGAACTTGCAAAACTCACCGAGGCACGCCGGATCGATGGCGAAGTGTCGGCAATGATATTTGCAACCAATGCGGAACTCGGAAAAAAAGGATTGAAAATATCTGATGATGAAATTGCGAGCATCCGCGAGAAAGCTGACACCGCCAAACTGGCAGCTCAAGACCTGATTCAAAGGCAGTTTGATAAATCTCAGGACCCGTGGTTTAACGCTGCCGAGTCGGTTCGTAAGTATGGCGAAGAGGCTAGTAATGTTGGTGGGCAAATCGGAAGCACGATGACAGGTGCATTCAAATCTGCCGAAGATGCCGCAGTGCAGTTCATGATGACAGGCAAGTTATCATTTACTAGTCTGGCAAATAGCATTTTGGCTGATTTTGATCGCATGATTATCAAGAAGCAACTAGCGAAACTTTATGACATGGCTTCATCAGGTGGTAGTACAGGGATGGGGCTGATTGGCACCGCATTGAATGCATTAGGAGTCGATTTAAGTGGAGCAACGCAAGGCGCCTCTGCCATGGCTGCGATGGATGGTGCGGGTGGATTTAATCTTGCTGGTGGATTCTCTCAAGGCGTAACGGACATGGCGGCCATGAACGGTGTCAATGGTTTTAGTCTTATGGCAGGCTTTGCGGGAGGGGGTGAGCCTCCGCTGAACGTGCCGTCGATGGTCGGTGAAAAAGGGCCGGAACTTTTCATTCCACGCGGTGCTGGGACGATCATTCCGAATGATCAGCTGCGCGGTAGTAAATCGGATCAATCCAGTCAGCCGGCCAATATCGTCATCAATATTCATGGCAATAGCAATGCCCCGGATGTACGTCGCGCGGCCGGACAAGGCGCACGCGAAGCATTGCAAGCAATTTCTGGCGCGCAGCGCTACGCCTAG
- a CDS encoding DUF4035 domain-containing protein: MPYEEYLGWQEYFAVEPVGSMVHDYAQAHIASIVANVNRDTKKRPNAYTLDEFLLFVRRDKVDEPTLLHDPDAQSELIKKMLFCKKN, encoded by the coding sequence TTGCCTTACGAGGAATATCTTGGATGGCAGGAATATTTTGCGGTTGAGCCCGTAGGTTCAATGGTTCATGATTATGCGCAAGCTCACATCGCATCGATCGTTGCTAATGTGAATCGAGATACGAAAAAACGCCCAAATGCCTACACGCTAGACGAATTTTTGCTGTTTGTCCGTCGCGATAAGGTTGATGAGCCGACGTTGCTGCATGATCCTGACGCTCAGTCAGAGCTCATCAAGAAGATGCTTTTTTGTAAGAAAAATTAA
- a CDS encoding phage tail tube protein, translating to MSIGTGTGGAKNITAIALGNPTILTITAHGFNNGDVETLAGLAGADAALLNGLNFTVKNKTTNTIAIDADTTGKTITAAGTATPVTFTPIGNLKDFSGFDGSASEIDRTNMSSVAKEFLLGITDPGQFSINIDYDGSNAGHIALRSKQGSGVISNFQLTLPNTSVITFTGFVKKFSLAGGVDALVKTAVDIRISGPVSGL from the coding sequence TTGAGCATTGGTACTGGCACCGGTGGCGCTAAAAACATTACCGCTATCGCGCTCGGCAATCCAACCATTCTCACCATCACGGCGCACGGCTTCAATAATGGCGATGTTGAGACACTAGCGGGTTTGGCTGGTGCTGATGCCGCACTGTTGAACGGGTTGAATTTTACTGTCAAGAACAAAACAACAAATACCATCGCGATTGATGCTGATACGACAGGCAAGACAATCACTGCGGCAGGTACTGCTACGCCAGTAACATTCACGCCAATTGGCAACCTAAAAGATTTCTCCGGCTTCGATGGTTCCGCGTCTGAGATTGACCGAACTAATATGTCTAGCGTAGCAAAAGAGTTCTTGCTTGGTATTACTGACCCAGGGCAGTTTTCTATCAATATCGACTATGACGGCTCTAACGCAGGTCACATTGCATTGCGTTCGAAGCAGGGATCTGGGGTTATCTCCAATTTCCAGCTCACCCTGCCAAATACTAGTGTCATTACCTTTACCGGCTTCGTGAAGAAATTCAGTCTGGCAGGTGGCGTCGATGCACTGGTAAAAACAGCCGTTGATATTCGCATCTCTGGACCAGTTTCGGGTCTGTAA
- a CDS encoding DUF3168 domain-containing protein produces the protein MSIQNQLFTLLSGGATLAGARIYPLTAPDGVVRPYITYQRIFSNSENVLSGSTNLFNTRMQIDMYALIYFDAISLAAQVDSLMSSWIVQNVSLLSRDFYEDAVKLFRVSVDYSIWH, from the coding sequence ATGAGTATTCAAAACCAGCTATTTACTCTACTGTCTGGTGGCGCTACGTTGGCCGGTGCACGCATTTATCCGCTAACTGCTCCCGATGGCGTGGTGAGGCCTTATATCACCTATCAACGCATTTTTAGCAACTCGGAAAATGTCCTATCCGGTAGCACGAACCTATTCAACACGCGAATGCAAATCGATATGTATGCATTGATTTATTTCGATGCAATCTCCTTGGCTGCTCAGGTCGACTCACTGATGTCCAGTTGGATCGTGCAAAACGTCTCACTTCTTTCGCGGGACTTTTACGAAGACGCCGTCAAGCTTTTCCGAGTGAGTGTCGATTATTCAATCTGGCATTAA
- a CDS encoding HK97-gp10 family putative phage morphogenesis protein has protein sequence MADLSNVAGLKEMQANIEKLNARLLSELPQIVMDAAAIVEREIRSRAPVRTGALVSNLDAVSVHDANHASAIVQIEKSDKNGIEHYAIFDEYGTSKEPAKPFFRPGIEAGKQQVESQLKQKILDSVNKADGL, from the coding sequence ATGGCTGATCTGAGTAATGTGGCAGGGCTGAAAGAAATGCAAGCCAACATTGAAAAACTGAATGCGCGCCTGCTTAGTGAGTTGCCGCAGATTGTCATGGATGCTGCCGCGATCGTTGAGCGAGAGATCCGCAGTCGCGCCCCCGTGCGAACCGGAGCACTCGTTAGCAATCTTGACGCGGTCAGTGTCCACGATGCGAATCATGCTAGCGCAATCGTGCAGATTGAAAAATCAGACAAAAATGGCATTGAGCATTACGCAATATTTGATGAATATGGAACCAGTAAAGAGCCGGCAAAGCCATTCTTTCGACCTGGTATAGAGGCGGGAAAGCAGCAAGTTGAATCTCAATTGAAGCAAAAAATTCTAGATAGTGTGAATAAGGCTGATGGCTTATGA
- a CDS encoding phage head closure protein gives MRAGDLLHRITLQQRSTAADSLGQQATTWSDLFTIWAYIESLTARELLAAQAVQSEVNHRITVRYRAEFANPISVAAMRAIYKGRYFNISGALNLDERNRTIELLASEGLNNG, from the coding sequence ATGCGTGCGGGCGACCTCCTCCATCGGATTACTCTGCAGCAGCGCAGCACTGCAGCCGATAGTCTTGGCCAGCAGGCGACTACCTGGTCTGATCTATTCACTATATGGGCTTATATCGAATCGCTGACTGCTCGAGAGTTGCTTGCAGCACAAGCTGTGCAATCTGAAGTAAATCACCGTATCACCGTTCGCTACCGCGCCGAGTTCGCTAATCCAATCTCAGTAGCAGCAATGCGGGCCATATACAAAGGGCGTTATTTCAATATTAGCGGGGCGCTCAATTTGGATGAGCGCAATCGGACGATTGAATTGCTGGCCAGTGAGGGCTTGAATAATGGCTGA